Sequence from the Metasolibacillus fluoroglycofenilyticus genome:
CCTATGGGCCTCGAGCTGAAAATCCATTTATTTCGGCGAATGCCGAAATAAATTAGTTAAAGCCGTCCCCCGCAACGGAAATCAACGAATTGCTAGGCTTTCTAAAATAAAGGCTAATAAACACACCTGCTATGATAAGTCATTATCGGAGGCATCATTTATGAAAAATTTTTTTGGCTTTCTTATTATTCTTAGCTGCTTTCCTCTTTTGTTTTATTTAAGCGGCGAAATATTTCAGGAAATTGAAGCAGCAAAAGCGTTTGAAAATCAAATGAAGCAATCTATCGAATTACCGACTATCACTTCTGCCCTACCTATTACATTATTAGATAAGGATAATAATGTATATAGTGAGGAATATGTAGAATGGCGGCAGCCAATGCCGCTTGAAAATATCCCTCAAATCGTCAAGGATATTTTCATCGCTAGTGAGGATAGTGATTTTTACGAGCATATCGGCTTTGATTTAAGTGCGATTGTTCGTGCATTTGTTATTAATACGAATGAACAATCTGTTCAACAAGGCGGTAGTACGATTACACAGCAACTCGTGAGAATGCGCTATCTATCTGAGGAAAAAACATACGAACGAAAATTAATGGAAATATTTTATTCTTATGAGCTCGAAAAACGTTATAGTAAAAAAGAAATTTTAAATATGTATTTAAACGAAATTTATTTTAGCAATCAAGTATATGGCATCGCTAGTGCAGCCACTTATTATTTTGGCAAACCACTAAATGAGCTTTCATTAGCAGAAATTGCCTTTATTTCTGCTATTCCCAATAATCCGTCACTATACGACCCATTAAAAAATTTCGAGCAAACAAAGGCACGGCAGGAACGTTTACTTCAAACATTAGCTGAGCATCAAATAATTACAAATGCAGAAGCGGAAACGCAAAAAAGCTTACCAATTCAGCTAAATGTTAAGCAAAAAATTCAGGCATATCCCGCATATAGTACATACGTCTTGCAGGAATTGAAATGGCTCATCGCTCAAAACGAAGGATTAAATATTTTAATAGCCAATGCGACGACAGAACAGGAAAAACAGCAGCTACAAACACAGTTACAGGATAAAGTGCAAGGACTGCTTCAGCAAGGTGCTGTTGTACATACTGCGCTCAATCCTACGAAGCAACTAGCTGATGAGCAAGCGATTAATAACATCCTATCAATACCAGAGCTACAAGCGAGCGCCATTAGCATTGATAATGCCACACGAGAAATTACAAGCATTTATGGCGGCAAAAATTACAAAAAGTTTGATTTACATCGTGCCTACCAAGCACCACGTCAGCCGGGTTCTGCTTTTAAACCGTTAATCGTTTACGCACCGTATTTCGAAATAACAGATTACGCACCTAGCTCTACTGTAAGCGGCGGAGCATATTGTATTGGTACGTTTTGTCCGCAAAATTATGGTGGAGGGCTTTATGGTCAAGTGTCGTTATCAACAGCTTTCCGTTACAGCTACAATACGAGTGCATTGCGTCTTTATAATACAATTGGTATCGATGCAGCCTTTCATTATTTAGATAAATTTCATTTCCGCTCTCTCGATTCGAAGGACAAAACATATGCTGCAGCACTGGGTGGATTAACATACGGTGTCACAGCACTTGAAATGGCGGATGCTTATACAAGCTTTATCGATGGCTCTTATTCTCAAGTCCATGCCATTCGCAAAATAACGGACACAGAGGGTAATGTTCTTTATAAATGGCCGACTGAGCGCACCGTTATCTGGTCGCCAAAGACTGTGCGTTACATGCGCCAAATGTTAACAGAAGTTGTCACAAACGGAACAGGAATTGGACTTTACACAACAACAAATTATATCGGAGCAAAAACAGGTACAACCAATGATTTTAAAGATTTTTGGCTAGCTGGCTTAACAGATACAGAAACAGCTGCTGTTTGGATTGGCTACGACACGCCCCGCTCCATGGAGGCACTCGAACGCTACCAAATCCATTTTGCCATTTTCAATGCGATTGTCGACTGAAGTTGAGCGTGAAAAGAGCCGTGCAATTGCCGGCATTTTTCACGCTTTTGCTAGTGCTTTAATAAAGTGAACTTCAATCAGGGGGAGGTTTTCCTGCCCGTTAATGCAGGATAAAATATTTGCTCATGGAAATAGCGAGGGCTTCCTTTGAAAATGAAAGAAACATGGAGGCTAGCAATGTTTCCCCTAAGTAAAACAGAGTGGCATGAGGAAGTCGATTTACACCGTATATTGTGGAAAATCGGCTTTTTTATTGCTATTTAGTAGGCGTTAGTTGAAGCGCTCCTCCGAACGGAAATCAACGAATTGTTAGGTATTCTTTATGAAACAAAGGCTGACTAAAAAATTTATAAATATAGGTGTATTGATTATGTAAGTGGTGTCTATTCATTAGCGTGTTTGGTAGGGAAACGCTTTTTATTAGGCACTCTCTTGCTGATAGAGGGGGAGAAGGCGAATCAACACATCTGCCCCTTCCCTTTAATTCGCAAATGGCAAACTTGCTAACACACCATTGTAAAGCTTCATGACAACATAAAAGATTAAAACAATAAATAATGCCCAAACTATAATTTCAAAGAATATTAAACCAATCATCCCACCAATGGACATAAAATTACTCATCTTATATACCGTATAAATGAAGTATATGAAAATTGTCAGCAAAAAGATGACGAGTAATATGACGAAGGATTGTATACCGAATGCGGATAACAATGCACCGAAAAAGAAAATAACATAGCCTCCACGTGCTGCATTCATCATTTCTCCAGCTTTATCACTGGAAAAAAACAACATCCCTAACTCATGAATTGTTTCACCGATTAGCTTAAAAGCGGAAAACATCATAAAAAAAATAAGTGCAAAAACAATTAACAAAAACATACGCAGCTCTAAATCGGATAAAAATTCACGCATTCCAGTATAGACGCCAATCACTTTAAAAAACTCAATCGATTGTGTGACGGTAAAAATACCGAATGTCAAACTAAATAATAAAATGGTGAATAACGGTAAATAACCGTACAAATATGGATTTTTCATAAAAATTTTTTACCCTCAAATTTCGTTATTCTTTCCTATTTATAATAGCGAACAAATAGGTCAGACTGCAAGAGGATAAATACCCTAGAGCGCATGCAATTGCATGAAAAATCAGTTATAATGAATTTTGTTAGCATTTTTACACCGTTATGAAAGGAGGATTTTGATAGATGCAAGTTTTAGCGATTTTTATTCCTTTATTAGCTGCCATCTTTATTCCGTTTTTATTCCGTAATGTTCGAACTATACATACAGGTTGGTTTGTACTTATTGTGCCAATTCTACTTGTTGGCTATTATGCAACATTTATTTCCCGGGTAATGAATGGAAATGATGTTCTTGCTTCTTTTAATTGGATTCCATCTTTAAATATTTCCTTCATCTCGTATTTAGATGGACTTAGCTTATTATTTTCTTTATTAATAACAGGGATTGGTGCACTCGTTGTACTATATTCAATTTTTTATTTAGACAAAACGAAGGAGCAGCTACATAATTTTTATATTTATTTATTAATGTTTATGACAGCTATGCTTGGTGTTGTACAGTCTGATCATATGATTACTTTGTACTTATTTTGGGAGCTAACATCGATTTCTTCATTTTTATTAATCGCTTATTGGTTCCAGCGTGATAAATCACGTTTTGGTGCTTTAAAATCAATGATGATAACAGTAGCAGGCGGTTTACTAATGCTCGGGGGCTTTGTGCTTTTAGCTTTAATGGGCGGTACTTATTCCATTCGCGAGCTTGTTGCTCAGGCACCACAGCTTGTCAACGAATCTTATTTTGTTCTAGCACTTGTGCTTATTTTATTTGGA
This genomic interval carries:
- a CDS encoding DUF5366 family protein; its protein translation is MKNPYLYGYLPLFTILLFSLTFGIFTVTQSIEFFKVIGVYTGMREFLSDLELRMFLLIVFALIFFMMFSAFKLIGETIHELGMLFFSSDKAGEMMNAARGGYVIFFFGALLSAFGIQSFVILLVIFLLTIFIYFIYTVYKMSNFMSIGGMIGLIFFEIIVWALFIVLIFYVVMKLYNGVLASLPFAN
- a CDS encoding transglycosylase domain-containing protein, which produces MKNFFGFLIILSCFPLLFYLSGEIFQEIEAAKAFENQMKQSIELPTITSALPITLLDKDNNVYSEEYVEWRQPMPLENIPQIVKDIFIASEDSDFYEHIGFDLSAIVRAFVINTNEQSVQQGGSTITQQLVRMRYLSEEKTYERKLMEIFYSYELEKRYSKKEILNMYLNEIYFSNQVYGIASAATYYFGKPLNELSLAEIAFISAIPNNPSLYDPLKNFEQTKARQERLLQTLAEHQIITNAEAETQKSLPIQLNVKQKIQAYPAYSTYVLQELKWLIAQNEGLNILIANATTEQEKQQLQTQLQDKVQGLLQQGAVVHTALNPTKQLADEQAINNILSIPELQASAISIDNATREITSIYGGKNYKKFDLHRAYQAPRQPGSAFKPLIVYAPYFEITDYAPSSTVSGGAYCIGTFCPQNYGGGLYGQVSLSTAFRYSYNTSALRLYNTIGIDAAFHYLDKFHFRSLDSKDKTYAAALGGLTYGVTALEMADAYTSFIDGSYSQVHAIRKITDTEGNVLYKWPTERTVIWSPKTVRYMRQMLTEVVTNGTGIGLYTTTNYIGAKTGTTNDFKDFWLAGLTDTETAAVWIGYDTPRSMEALERYQIHFAIFNAIVD